In Phlebotomus papatasi isolate M1 chromosome 1, Ppap_2.1, whole genome shotgun sequence, the following proteins share a genomic window:
- the LOC129799316 gene encoding tRNA:m(4)X modification enzyme TRM13 homolog: MSEPVEKRRKLREDCGESQCQFFVTRKKRYCKMTVAKGGKFCSQHEPITKPNDKEMGNKSAERVPCPLDPKHTVYAFKLTKHLKICNARPMKNENYIKIGLNLGSEDEAEDGDMGRNLKLKELTCDYLKSLTEKINGLYVKFIKDTIKTVFREHKLLQEELAKPEYGPTALKHLRQTAALLGCLQEYNLLLPQTCFVEFGAGKGQVSFWIAQAIKHFKQCSVILVDKASHRHKKDNKVEDRDTVTRIRADIGNLDLSWVPHRSESIVGISKHLCGAATDMTLRCIVAGNQPPKEINKKACRTKGILIALCCHHRCEWKSFVGKQFLRDNGISPRDFTVMTKMVSWAVCGTGMSRERRRELEEAEDSDDSVEKSSDEDDDTLKLSRKEKEELGIRCKRILDYARIVYLRQNQYDASLIYYVNRDITLENVCIVATHESNKLAPI, encoded by the coding sequence ATGTCTGAACCAGTTGAAAAACGCAGAAAATTGCGTGAAGATTGTGGAGAATCACAGTGCCAGTTTTTCGTGACGCGAAAGAAAAGATACTGCAAAATGACTGTGGCAAAGGGTGGAAAATTCTGCAGTCAGCATGAACCCATTACAAAGCCCAATGACAAGGAAATGGGAAATAAGTCAGCTGAACGTGTTCCATGTCCTCTAGATCCCAAGCACACAGTTTATGCTTTTAAATTAACTAAACATCTCAAAATTTGCAATGCACGTCCCATGAAGAATGAGAATTACATCAAAATTGGACTAAATCTTGGGTCAGAGGATGAGGCGGAAGATGGAGATATGGGACGTAATTTGAAGCTCAAAGAACTCACCTGTGATTATTTGAAGAGCCTGACGGAGAAGATCAACGGATTGTATGTGAAATTCATCAAAGACACCATCAAGACTGTATTCAGGGAGCACAAGTTGCTTCAGGAGGAACTTGCAAAGCCAGAATATGGACCCACAGCATTGAAACACTTGAGACAGACAGCTGCACTCCTTGGATGTCTACAGGAGTACAATCTCCTCCTACCTCAGACATGTTTTGTGGAATTCGGTGCTGGCAAGGGACAGGTCTCCTTCTGGATTGCTCAAGCCATCAAACACTTCAAGCAATGTTCAGTGATTCTCGTCGATAAGGCTTCCCATCGCCACAAGAAGGACAACAAAGTCGAAGATCGTGACACTGTAACGCGAATTCGAGCTGATATTGGAAATCTCGATCTCAGTTGGGTACCTCATCGCAGTGAGAGTATCGTTGGGATTAGCAAGCATCTCTGTGGAGCTGCAACTGATATGACCCTTCGATGCATCGTGGCTGGTAATCAGCCACCAAAAGAGATTAACAAGAAAGCCTGTCGTACCAAAGGTATCCTCATAGCTCTTTGCTGCCATCACCGATGTGAATGGAAGTCTTTTGTGGGCAAGCAATTTCTCCGGGACAATGGAATATCTCCACGAGATTTCACCGTAATGACCAAGATGGTCAGCTGGGCAGTCTGTGGCACAGGAATGAGCCGTGAACGACGCCGAGAACTCGAAGAAGCTGAAGATTCTGACGATTCTGTGGAAAAATCCTCCGATGAAGATGATGACACGCTGAAATTATCACGCAAGGAAAAGGAAGAACTTGGTATTCGCTGCAAAAGGATCCTCGATTATGCTCGCATTGTATACTTGAGACAGAATCAGTATGATGCATCCCTTATCTATTACGTTAATCGTGATATCACTTTGGAAAATGTTTGCATTGTTGCCACTCACGAAAGCAATAAACTTGCacctatttaa